The stretch of DNA TTCTCATATGTTTGCATAGCACATTTCCCTGTCAGCTTTTTGTATTTTGAGCAGAGCGCAATGTGCAGAGTATGTGGTGCAGCAAGGGCAGTATTCACCCATCAATCCCATTGGTGGTCCCTCTCTGGCCTGATATTTGACATTGAGAGTTCCATGGCGCTATACAGAGACATTTTCCCTTTCCAACTGTTCCTTATCGATGTCCACTGTCTCTCAAAGCTCCATCAGATTTTGTCCTTCTACTGGAGAGAATATGTCAGAGAGGGATCACTAAAACCCTGTTGCTTTGTTACGCCACTTTCTATTTCCCCTTGGTGAATGATAAGTTCAGCTACAAAACATGTTATGTAAGGGATTTCAATGTAAATTAAGGCCTCAAGTGATGTATCaatataaatgtttgatttgCAGCAGAAGCCACTCAAGTTTACGTTCATTCCCTGCTTGATAGCACTATCGTGTCTGTGTATGCTCATGTGAGGCTGTCTTTGTCTTTTTTCTTCAATGAGGAATGATCGGTTATTAAAAGTAACCCCACGGTCACATCCTGTGACTAAGTTTGCTATCTAAGAGATTTCTTCAAGTTTTAACATTGCACAAATATCTACTACAGGCTCTCTGCTCAACAGAAAATATCTGTTAAAGGGTGAAAGGTGAGAAGCAATTAAGGAGCTTTAAACTATTTATTTTCCTTCTTGCTTTTCTTGTTTCCATCTTTTGTGTTGTATTGTTACATCTAAATCTGGAACAGGCGATTGGTACCTAACTATTCTAGTCATCCCTGCCATTCCTATCATGGTCCCTTTCATTCCTGTCATGGCTGCCATCCATCTCgctcctctccttctccgtctTTGACTCCTTCACCAcctggaggaagagaagaagcgAAACAGACCTCAGTCAAATTACATCACATAGTGAAATTACACTGTATAGTGAGTATCATCACGGGGACATGGAAAGTATGGAACACATTTTCTTCATACCAGGAAATGTTTAGAATGTTTACCTCTCCATCACGAGTCTCCACTGTCTTAATCACCACAGGCTTCCTTTTAGGGGTGTCTGGGGTGTGGTCATAGGCTATGAGGGGATAAGTCTGATTTAGTAACATTGATACTGTGCATGATCAATTATATAAATTTAATCAATTATGGATATGTTAAATCTAAAGATGATACTGACAAGTATCTGTGTATTTGCTTGGAGTAGGAAATAAAGTAatagtagaagagagagaaaaaaatactaGTATTATTGGCAATATGATGTATCTCACCCCTATCACCACTACGGCCGTACTGGGAGGGATGCATGGGAACAATAATCCTAAAGAGAAATCAAGCAATAGGATGTTAGCTCAGGAACATATTCATAATCAAACACAAGTAAGGATGTCCTAACCCTTATCCTCCtcacctgctctcctctccctccagcagCTTGCGGTAAGTGGCGATCTCTATGTCCAGGGCCATCTTGACATTGAGCAGGTCCTGGTACTCCCTCAGGTGGCGGGCCATCTCGTCCTTCAGGTGGTGCATCTCCTCCTCCAGGCGACCCACGTTGTCCTGGTAGTTATTGGCCTCCACGCCAAACTGGCCTTCCATCTCACGCATCTGCCTCAGCAGAGCCTCGTTCTGAaaaatacacacatactgtacatatgaggACAATTGTTGGGGGAAGATTCTGTGGGAGATTTTGGGGGGAAGAAATTATGAGGGATTTTGTTCACTCGCATCATCCTCTACTTACATGCATGACCCACTTGGATGATTCGTGGCTGGCAGCCATTTTGGGCTAAGCCTAAGATCAATGTACTCTCGTTCCTCACTCAGCCGTGTAAACTGGGGGTGATTACAAATAAATAGGAAGGTTCTGTGAGGCCTCACCGTGCTCTTCAGTGCATCGATCTCACAGTTGAGGGACTGCATCTGCCTCCTGTGCTCATTTTGCTCCTGCTTGGCCTGCCTCAGAGCATCAGTGTTACGCTTGGCAGAGTCCGTCAGGTCAGCAAACTCCGGGAGCACAGAAAAAACACAAATAAGGACAGgtgttactctgtgtgtgtgcatgagtgtgtgtgtgtgtgtatgtctgtgtattgTTCCCCCCTCACCTTGGACTTGTACCACTCCTCAGACTCATGCATGTTCTTGGAGGCGATGTTCTCGTACTGGGCCCTGATGTCCTTGAGGGCAGCGGCCAGGTCAGGCCTGGCAGTCTGTTCCACCTCCATCTTCATCTGCTGGGTCTGGACACTCACCTGCACGTCCTGGATCTCCTGAAAAGACCGCAGAGCAAGTGAGAAGTTTAGTGGGAAAAAAGTCCTCTCAATGGCAGGTACAATCCAGAAAGGTATGATGCAAATAAACTTTAGTGAACTATTCACAAAAATATGTACAAAACTAAATGCAAGTAGGAGCAGATCAGCATACCAAATGACAGGTAATACACCAGGACCATAACATGACCATCAGGACCACAGTTTGATTGTTATTCATAAGGATCATAGTGGATTATAATGGGCCATCACAAAGATCATGATTTGTGCTCGACCGTCTCAGCAGCGGCATCTACCTCTTCATGCAGCTTTTTGAGGAACTCAATCTCATCCATCAGAGACTCGATCTTCCTCTCCAGCTCCAGGCGAGACAGAGTTGCATCATCCACATCCTGGTTTTAGATCAAAGTACTATTAGTAAGCAATTTATCAACCCCCAAACAGGTAAACAAATGTTATTGTCTTGGTTAGATAACACTCAACAGTGGGTAGGTTGCATATGGTAATATATCAACAATGCAGTGCTGTCAATATTGTCTTTTGTCATTGCtataacccactgggcacagacgtcaattcaacgtctattccacgttggttcaacgtaatttcattgaaatgacgtggaaacgatgttgattcaaccagtgtgtgcacAGTGGGAAGTATCCTGGGTTGTATTCATTCGTGCAAACCATAGAATAATGTTTTACATTGAAAACAAGCATTTATTTTTGGAGAAGTTCAGATTAGTTCCTCACCGTTTCAgcctgtttgtttctgtttggttCTTAGTGAATATACCCCTGATTTCCGGGTTCTCAGAGCTGCCAAGTTATCATAATAATCAGCTCTATCTCAGCGAACCAGAAGATGTCACTGTTATGCAGGGCTATGAGGAAAAATATGCTTTGGGTTGGGCCCTGACATCATAACTGGTGTGTGATTCAATCAGACTTTCACAGTCAACTATCGACTCGCTGCCCAAAATATTGATTTGGTGTACAGTGTGATGGTTTGAGTCTAGGGTGTGTTTACTTTGCGGAAGACAATCAGGTTACTCTCAGCCTCAGCCCTCTTCTGATTCTCCTCATCCAGCCTGTATGAAGAGGGTGGGGGGTTAGGGTGTGGTCACACATACAAGGAGAACATATATATTACAATCATGCATAGGCCTACTGTTGTAAATTCATGTTGTAATTTCATGTTATCTATTTAGGGGACTCCttagaataaataaatacattaatggAAAAGAAATATACATTACATTAAATATATAAGACAATATATTTTGTAGTTAATAAACACACATCCTCTGTATCTCTTTAACGTTTTTATATCGTTTACAATGCTTGGGCTTTAGTCTAGGTTAAGTCCTGCTCTGGACAAAGGAAGCTGAAGCATTGGGACAGGGCTGAACACAGTGCTAATTGCATAAGTGCTATCCAAGGtgtcatcccaaatggcacactattccctatatagtgcatcccCTATATGGCTCTGATCAGGattagtgcattatatagggaatagggtgtcatttgggacacagaccgaATATGTCTGACTGGGTATCATAGGCCTCCTCTGGAAGAAGCATCAGCTGGCAAAAGAAGCCTCTGGATCAATTTGGTAATTCACAAGTCCtgtaaaagggttagggttagcgtaTCCAATGGGGTCAGCAGCTGCTACTCCAAACACATGTTGGCAAATCACTTGTTAGAGGTCACGTGGACTGCACACACCCTGTTTTAATCCTGACAGCTCTGGGCATTCTGCCGCCAAAGACATAACTATGTAAGCATATAGTATACTGACTGGTCTGACTAAGCCTTCCCTTTCCCAAACGTGAAATATACTTTATGCTGCCTCATCTCATCTTTCATTTATGCCGTGTTGAAGGGGTCCTTTTTTCCTAATGGGGTCCCTGGCACTGTCCCATCAGCACAAGGAGGCACTGAACACCCATCCCCTAATGGAGCCACTTTCATTGAGTCACATAGATTTTTCCAGATACAATTTTCTCCCCGCCTACACCCCATTTCTcgacccctcctcttccttctcttccgcctcctccctctctcatcacttTCCCTACTTCTTTCCTGGCTCCACCTTGTGCACAGTCTATCCATCCTCTTctgtcatatctctctctctctctctgggtcaggGATGTGTATGTGTATTTACATGTAGCCAGTGTGTGTCTACAGAAATTGTAACTCAAGTGTGGAAAAATACTGTTTCCCATAACTGGTTGTCTGATTCTTCTAAATGTTAACTTTCAAAGCTAAATATTGTGATTTGGTTTGAAAGGGCTGGTGAAACTGTAGTGTAATTTCGAATTCCATGTGTTATTGTGTCTATATTTAAATTCCATGTGTTATTGTGTCTATATTTAAATTCCATGTGTTATTGTGTCTATATTTAAATTCCATGTGTTATTGTGTCTATATTTAAATTCCATGTGTTATTGTGTCTATATTTAAATTCCATGTGTTATTGTGTCTATATTTAAATTCCATGTGTTATTGTGTCTATATTTAAATTCCATGTGTTATTGTGTCTATATTTAAATTCCATGTGTTATTGTGTCTATATTTAAATTCCATGCGTTATTGTGTCTATATTTAAATTCCATGCATGCAGGGACTTTCATCTTCCTTTTAATTAAATGTGTTTCATTTAATGAAACTGCATGCACTGGATGTGGGGGTTTGCTGCCTCATCTCATCTTTAATTCATGCCGTGTCACAGGGTTCCTTTTTTCCCAATGGTGTCCCTGGCACCGCCCCAACAACACAAGGAGACACTAAACACCCACCCCCTAATGGAGCCACTCTTATTCAATCACATTGATTTAACCAGATGCTATTTTTCTCTGCGTCtacacaacctctccctctcctcctcttcttcctgatcttcctcctcttatgccccctccctctcttatcCCCCTCCCTACTTTTTTCCTGGCGCCACCCAGAGCGCAGTctatccatcctcctcttctgtcatctctctctctctttcgggcTTGGAATAGACATGGGGAGTGTTTGTGTATTAATATGTAACTAGTATGTCTACAGAAATTGTTCCGATAATCTAACTCAAATGGGGAAAAATACTGTTTCACATAACACGTTGTCTAAATTTTCTCAAATTTAAGTTTCAAAGCAAACATTGTGGTTTGGTAAGAAAAAGGGCTGACAGAACTGCAAcatcatttcaaatcaaatgtactgTGTCCATACTTACATCCAATGCATGCACGAGTTTCATCTTCCTTTTAATAACATTTCTTGATTTAATAAAACAGATTTAGTAAAATAATCTGCAGATGCTCAACAAATGCTGAGATGTTCAGGGAAAGTTTGTAAATACTGCCAATGTAGACATGTTCGGCTAATGTACAAATGTTCTGCTACTGTATCCAATGCCTTGTTTTCCTTGGTGTTCCATTCATTGCTTGGTTATGATATGCTGAAGCACTTCATCTTGTTATTTTGTTGGATCTTGTCCATTGCCATGACAttcagcatgcacacacacacacacacacacacacacacacacacacacacacacacacacacacacacacacacacacacacacacacacacacatacacacactgcagtaAACCACAGTGTGGTAGTATGCTGCGGTGCTTTTGTTCCCGACCTTCCAAAGTGCCACGCCCCAGCTAGACAACCACTGCTGAGGGGAgagtggtggtgatgtggtgaaCGTCACAGACTGTCCACAGTCACACGCCCTGCCCATGTCCCCTCCCCGACAGGCTCTGCCAACCTCTGCCAACTTTCTAAAATACACTTCCAATTGTTACACCCTCCTTTCCAAACACCATAACCACCCAAAATGTATCTGCGTCACTCATGCACACCCCCAACTATAACCCCCCACCTtccttaccctaaccctcacttCCCAAATCTACCCAAACATCTTCCATACCCCACCCCATCctaacctccctctccctcctctgtgtcACCCACCTCTGTTTGAGGAGGTTCATGTCTTCGGCCAGGTTGTCCCTCTCAACCTGGTACTGGTCCCGCTCCTTGCCCACGTGGTCCAGCTGGCGCCTCAGCTCCCTCAACTCCTCCTGGAAGAGCTCGGTGGCCCGGTTGGGCTTTCCCTCCTGCAGCTGGCCCTTGAACTGGCTCAGCTCTTGCTGCAGTC from Oncorhynchus keta strain PuntledgeMale-10-30-2019 chromosome 21, Oket_V2, whole genome shotgun sequence encodes:
- the prph gene encoding peripherin, encoding MSHPSMIHHSGRASTSYRRTFGVPNPISMSSYSPSYSSVNSRKPMSSGRYMRSMSPVVSSRSSNYHHQQRQRSSTQLPRLTYEKVDFQLADAVNAEFLATRSNEKVELQDLNDRFASFIDKVHYLEQQNSGLQQELSQFKGQLQEGKPNRATELFQEELRELRRQLDHVGKERDQYQVERDNLAEDMNLLKQRLDEENQKRAEAESNLIVFRKDVDDATLSRLELERKIESLMDEIEFLKKLHEEEIQDVQVSVQTQQMKMEVEQTARPDLAAALKDIRAQYENIASKNMHESEEWYKSKFADLTDSAKRNTDALRQAKQEQNEHRRQMQSLNCEIDALKSTNEALLRQMREMEGQFGVEANNYQDNVGRLEEEMHHLKDEMARHLREYQDLLNVKMALDIEIATYRKLLEGEESRIIVPMHPSQYGRSGDRAYDHTPDTPKRKPVVIKTVETRDGEVVKESKTEKERSEMDGSHDRNERDHDRNGRDD